In a genomic window of Mycolicibacillus parakoreensis:
- a CDS encoding DUF5318 family protein, whose product MRLQRQVVDYALQRRAVLAEVYSGRTGVSDVCDAHPYLLRAAKFHGRTSSVSCPICRKEQLTLVSWVFGDHLGAVSGSARTAEELVLLATRFSEFSVHVVEVCRTCSWNHLVKSYVLGAVRPPKGSRTPRTARNGARTASE is encoded by the coding sequence GTGCGACTGCAGCGACAGGTGGTGGACTACGCGCTCCAACGGCGCGCCGTGCTGGCCGAGGTCTACTCCGGCCGGACCGGGGTGTCCGACGTCTGCGACGCTCACCCCTACCTGCTGCGGGCCGCGAAGTTTCACGGCAGGACCAGCTCGGTCAGTTGTCCGATCTGCCGCAAGGAACAGTTGACACTGGTGTCCTGGGTGTTCGGCGACCACCTCGGGGCGGTGTCGGGGTCGGCCCGCACCGCCGAGGAGCTGGTGCTGCTGGCGACGCGGTTCTCGGAGTTCTCGGTACATGTGGTGGAGGTATGCCGAACGTGCAGCTGGAATCATCTGGTGAAGTCGTACGTGCTGGGCGCGGTACGGCCACCGAAGGGTTCGCGCACCCCCCGGACCGCCCGCAACGGGGCGCGCACCGCCAGTGAATAA